A DNA window from Daucus carota subsp. sativus chromosome 3, DH1 v3.0, whole genome shotgun sequence contains the following coding sequences:
- the LOC108213679 gene encoding F-box/kelch-repeat protein At2g43270-like has product MASGCSYHFPQDLIFEILSYLPVKSLLRFRSVCKSWLSIISDQQFIDTHLTNSQKKPATLVLLDRKFYHLYLDTLEESVRLHVTLWVRWICSCNGLVCLVEQCANVVYLWNPLSRQLKKLCVFPEGRGEAIDFVFVYDSTCDDYKLLRFSVEFRLTFGADYCDDLIADMYSLKTGNFKELKVPADLGNIELYTNSKCVHDLKTGVLYFECAYELLSFDLDKEVFRAYHYPLPEDVQYPISDVLDFEGSAAVIFKAVDGSGLSLWTLDNVCDDKVAWTKKFNFEGDVKIDWVYIYLGAGQFVAKADDGHIFYDYKKKDVKKLLSPAPVGWFSSLVKYTESLVSPEGFQEFELLK; this is encoded by the exons ATGGCATCAGGTTGTAGTTATCACTTCCCACAAGACCTTATCTTCGAAATACTTTCATATTTACCCGTGAAATCACTGCTCCGGTTCCGTTCAGTTTGCAAGTCATGGCTATCCATAATATCGGACCAACAATTTATCGATACTCACCTCACCAATTCTCAGAAAAAACCAGCCACCCttgtccttcttgacagaaaaTTTTATCATCTCTATCTCGATACTCTCGAAGAATCTGTCAGGCTCCATGTTACACTTTGGGTTAGGTGGATATGTTCTTGTAATGGTCTTGTTTGTCTTGTTGAACAATGTGCTAATGTTGTGTACTTATGGAATCCTTTGAGCAGGCAGTTGAAAAAACTTTGTGTGTTTCCGGAAGGACGAGGGGAAGCAATTGATTTCGTATTTGTTTATGATTCTACTTGTGATGACTACAAGCTTCTTAGGTTTTCAGTTGAGTTTAGGTTAACATTTGGAGCTGATTATTGTGATGACCTAATAGCAGATATGTATTCTTTGAAAACTGGTAATTTCAAAGAGCTCAAAGTTCCTGCAGACCTGGGGAATATAGAGCTTTACACAAATTCAAAGTGTGTTCATGATCTCAAAACCGgggtattatattttgaatgtGCTTATGAATTACTATCATTTGATTTGGATAAAGAGGTGTTTAGAGCATATCACTATCCCTTACCGGAGGACGTGCAGTATCCAATATCAGATGTTTTGGATTTTGAAGGTTCTGCTGCAGTGATCTTTAAGGCCGTCGATGGATCAGGTCTTAGTCTATGGACGTTGGATAATGTTTGTGATGACAAAGTGGCTTGGACTAAGAAGTTCAATTTTGAGGGTGATGTGAAGATAGATTGGGTATATATTTATCTGGGTGCTGGGCAATTTGTAGCAAAAGCTGATGATGGACACATCTTTtatgactacaaaaagaaagatGTCAAGAAGCTTCTTTCACCCGCTCCTGTTGGATGGTTCAGTTCACTTGTCAAGTACACCGAGAGCCTTGTTTCACCCGAAG GTTTTCAAGAATTTGAGCTTCTAAAATAA
- the LOC108212975 gene encoding F-box protein At3g17710-like, with protein sequence MALRSSYHFPQELIFEILSYLPVKSLLRFCSVCKSWLSIISDQQFIDTHLTNSQKKPATLVLDNDFDNVYVDTREESVRLHVPPQRNGRARWMCSCNGIVCLTEQYGNVMYLWNPWTNHQLSKLCSPKGRGDWDESAFMFVYDSTCNDYKLLRLTFCVLHTYYYPPDRDYIANGLVADLYSSKNGNFKEINVPDNVKNIEVRTNSKCFHDLKTGVLYFEGSAAMVFEAVDGSVLSLWTLDDVCDDKVAWTKKFNIEADVKINCVFLHLGVGQFVAKNDDGHIFYDYKKKDVKKLLSPAPVGQFNSVVKYTESLVSLEVFQGFELLT encoded by the exons ATGGCATTAAGAAGTAGTTATCACTTCCCTCAAGAACTTATCTTTGAAATACTTTCATATTTACCTGTGAAATCACTGCTCCGGTTCTGTTCAGTTTGCAAGTCATGGCTATCCATAATATCGGACCAACAATTTATCGATACTCACCTCACCAATTCTCAGAAAAAACCAGCCACCCTAGTCCTTGATAATGATTTTGACAATGTCTATGTCGATACTCGTGAAGAATCTGTCAGGCTCCATGTTCCACCACAACGCAATGGTAGGGCTCGTTGGATGTGTTCTTGTAATGGTATTGTTTGTCTTACGGAACAGTATGGTAATGTTATGTACTTATGGAATCCGTGGACCAATCATCAGTTGAGTAAACTTTGCTCCCCGAAAGGACGAGGAGATTGGGATGAAAGTGCTTTCATGTTTGTTTATGATTCTACTTGTAATGACTACAAGCTTCTTAGGCTTACATTTTGTGTGTTACATACATATTATTATCCTCCTGATAGGGATTACATTGCTAATGGCCTAGTAGCAGATTTGTATTCTTCGAAAAATGGAAATTTTAAGGAGATCAATGTTCCTGACAACGTAAAGAATATAGAGGTTCGCACAAATTCAAAATGTTTTCATGATCTCAAAACCGgggtattatattttgaag GTTCTGCTGCAATGGTCTTTGAGGCCGTCGATGGATCAGTTCTGAGTCTATGGACGTTGGATGATGTTTGTGACGACAAAGTGGCTTGGACTAAGAAGTTCAATATTGAGGCTGATGTGAAGATAAATTGTGTATTTCTTCATTTGGGTGTTGGGCAATTTGTAGCAAAAAATGATGATGGACACATCTTTTATGACTATAAAAAGAAAGATGTCAAGAAGCTTCTTTCACCCGCTCCTGTTGGACAGTTCAATTCAGTTGTCAAGTACACCGAGAGCCTTGTTTCACTCGAAGTATTTCAAGGATTTGAGCTTCTAACATAA
- the LOC108212976 gene encoding putative F-box protein At4g09190: MASSCSYHFPQDLIFEILSYLPVKSLLRFRSVCKSWLSIISDQQFINAHLTNSQKKPAPLILDKYFHRVYQLDTLEESVRLKLPSKGRFDCISSCSGLVCLADSDFHNNVMYLWNPATKQLKKLLTVRRRREDQEVLLSDFVFGYDSTCNDYKLLRLTRVSYTNSFDELILAELYSSKTENFKEINVPENLKNIAFGTNEKCVLDLKTGVLYFEGFDELISFDMDKEVFGVYPFPFPDHVQHSKSNVLDFEGSAAMVFEAVDGSVLSLWTLDNVCDDKVAWTKKFNFEADVKIDWVCLYWGAGQFVAKNDEGLIFFYDYKKKDVKKLLLPPGDFEDFSSVVKYTESLVSPEGFQGFELLN, translated from the coding sequence ATGGCATCAAGTTGTAGTTATCACTTCCCTCAAGACCTTATCTTCGAAATACTTTCATATTTACCCGTGAAATCACTGCTCCGGTTCCGTTCAGTTTGCAAGTCATGGCTATCCATAATATCGGACCAACAATTCATCAATGCTCACCTCACCAATTCTCAGAAAAAACCAGCCCCCTTAATCCTTGATAAATATTTTCACCGTGTCTATCAGCTTGATACTCTCGAAGAATCTGTCAGGCTCAAACTTCCAAGCAAGGGTAGGTTTGATTGCATATCTTCTTGTAGTGGTCTTGTTTGTCTTGCGGACAGTGATTTTCATAATAATGTTATGTACTTATGGAATCCGGCGACCAAGCAGTTGAAAAAACTTTTAACTGTCCGGAGAAGACGAGAAGATCAGGAAGTACTCCTAAGTGACTTCGTGTTTGGTTATGATTCTACTTGTAATGACTACAAGCTTCTTAGGCTTACAAGAGTGTCATATACAAATTCTTTTGATGAGCTAATATTAGCAGAATTGTATTCTTCGAAAACTGAAAATTTTAAGGAGATCAATGTTCCTGAAAACCTAAAGAATATAGCGTTTGGCACAAATGAAAAATGTGTTCTTGATCTCAAAACCGgggtattatattttgaaggtTTTGATGAATTAATATCATTTGATATGGATAAAGAGGTGTTTGGAGTATATCCCTTTCCCTTTCCCGACCACGTGCAGCATTCAAAATCAAATGTTTTGGATTTTGAAGGTTCTGCTGCAATGGTCTTTGAGGCCGTCGATGGATCAGTTCTGAGTCTATGGACGTTGGATAATGTCTGTGACGACAAAGTGGCTTGGACTAAGAAGTTCAATTTTGAGGCTGATGTGAAGATAGATTGGGTATGTCTGTATTGGGGTGCTGGGCAATTTGTAGCAAAAAATGATGAGGGACTCATCTTTTTTTATGACTATAAAAAGAAAGATGTCAAGAAGCTTCTTTTACCCCCTGGAGATTTCGAAGACTTCAGTTCAGTTGTCAAGTACACGGAGAGCCTTGTTTCACCTGAAGGATTTCAAGGATTTGAGCTTCTAAATTAA